A single window of Tumebacillus sp. BK434 DNA harbors:
- a CDS encoding TPM domain-containing protein, with protein sequence MKKLFPALFLFVILLSLFSFPAQAANVYDKENLLSASEKQLLEKRIQDIAATYHFDVVIVTVDSLNGKSAMEYADDYYDENGFGFGPNHDGLLFLLAMDSRDYWTSTSGYGIKAFTDYGIRYISDNVVGLLSEGEYYRAFDKYLDYVDMFLAEAATGTPFDIEHTVKTSNYYLIRVSLTVAISAAIAFLVVGIMKSKMKTANKQRYALNYVKEGSFQVTSDKDLFLYTTTTRQKVESSSSSGGSSTHSSSSGNSHGGGGGKF encoded by the coding sequence ATGAAAAAACTGTTTCCTGCACTCTTTCTCTTCGTGATTCTGCTCTCACTCTTTTCGTTCCCTGCACAGGCGGCCAATGTATACGACAAGGAGAACCTGCTGAGTGCAAGCGAGAAACAACTGCTTGAAAAGCGAATTCAAGACATTGCAGCAACCTATCACTTCGATGTGGTCATCGTGACCGTCGATTCGCTCAACGGAAAGAGCGCGATGGAGTACGCTGACGATTACTATGATGAAAACGGTTTTGGCTTTGGCCCCAACCATGACGGACTGCTGTTCTTGCTTGCGATGGACAGCCGCGACTATTGGACCTCCACATCAGGATACGGCATCAAGGCGTTTACCGACTACGGAATTCGCTACATCAGCGACAACGTGGTGGGCTTGTTGAGCGAAGGCGAGTATTACCGGGCATTCGACAAGTACCTCGACTATGTTGACATGTTCTTAGCAGAGGCGGCGACCGGAACGCCTTTTGACATCGAACACACGGTCAAAACTTCAAACTACTATTTGATTCGCGTCTCGCTCACCGTTGCGATTTCTGCCGCCATCGCATTTTTGGTAGTAGGGATTATGAAGTCGAAGATGAAAACGGCCAACAAACAGCGTTATGCGCTGAACTATGTAAAAGAAGGCAGTTTTCAGGTGACGAGCGACAAAGATTTGTTCTTGTATACGACAACAACCAGACAAAAAGTTGAGTCCTCGTCAAGCAGTGGAGGAAGCAGTACGCACAGTAGCAGCAGCGGCAATTCACACGGCGGCGGCGGTGGGAAGTTTTAA
- a CDS encoding SPFH domain-containing protein: MGLIKAGLGAVGGVLADQWKEFFYCDSLDADILVAKGQKRTSKRSSNTKGEDNIITNGSVIAVNDGQCMIIVEQGKVVEFCAEPGEFTWDASTEPSIFSGTLKESIKQTFQTIGKRFTFGGDTGRDQRIYFFNTKEIVGNKYGTANPVPFRVVDRNIGLDIDISIRCNGEYSYKIIDPMLFYTNVCGNVDDEYNRSNIDSMLKSELLTSLQPAFAKISDMGIRYSSLPGHTLALADALNEVLSKKWAETRGLVIASFGVNSVTASKEDEDMIKQLQKSAIMRDPNMAAATLVGAQADAMKAAASNEGGAMAGFMGMGMAQQAGGMNANNLFAMGQAQQQAQQQAQQQAAQPVQQAGSSAASWSCVCGASNTGKFCAECGKTKPVAEGWNCSCGAVNTGKFCAECGKSRPEAEGWSCSCGTVNKGKFCAECGNQKPAGALSYQCDKCGWLPENPAQPPKFCPECGDAFDDNDKK, from the coding sequence ATGGGACTGATTAAAGCAGGATTGGGAGCTGTGGGCGGGGTACTTGCCGATCAATGGAAAGAGTTTTTCTACTGTGATTCGCTTGATGCTGACATCCTTGTCGCCAAAGGGCAAAAGCGCACTTCTAAGCGCTCTTCTAACACCAAAGGCGAAGATAACATCATCACCAATGGCTCTGTTATCGCCGTAAATGATGGTCAGTGCATGATCATCGTCGAGCAGGGCAAGGTCGTTGAGTTTTGCGCAGAACCAGGTGAATTCACTTGGGACGCATCCACCGAACCGAGCATCTTTTCCGGTACTCTTAAAGAGAGCATCAAGCAGACTTTTCAAACGATCGGCAAGCGTTTCACATTCGGTGGCGATACTGGCAGAGACCAAAGAATTTATTTCTTCAACACCAAGGAGATCGTTGGCAACAAATACGGCACGGCCAACCCCGTTCCGTTCCGCGTGGTAGACCGAAACATCGGCCTTGATATCGACATTTCCATTCGTTGCAACGGCGAATACTCGTACAAGATCATAGATCCGATGCTGTTCTACACCAATGTGTGTGGCAACGTCGATGATGAGTACAACCGTTCCAATATTGACAGCATGCTCAAGAGCGAATTGCTGACCTCCTTGCAGCCGGCCTTTGCAAAGATTTCCGATATGGGAATCCGTTACAGTTCCTTGCCCGGACATACATTGGCACTGGCAGATGCACTCAATGAAGTGCTGTCCAAGAAATGGGCGGAGACAAGAGGTTTGGTCATCGCATCCTTTGGCGTAAACTCTGTCACCGCTTCCAAAGAAGACGAAGACATGATTAAGCAACTCCAAAAGAGTGCGATAATGCGTGATCCGAACATGGCGGCGGCAACTCTGGTCGGCGCGCAAGCCGATGCGATGAAAGCGGCCGCTTCCAACGAGGGCGGTGCGATGGCAGGCTTTATGGGCATGGGTATGGCTCAGCAGGCGGGTGGCATGAACGCAAATAACCTGTTCGCGATGGGACAGGCGCAACAACAAGCACAACAACAAGCGCAGCAACAAGCAGCACAACCTGTTCAGCAGGCGGGATCTTCGGCAGCCTCCTGGAGCTGTGTGTGCGGTGCATCGAACACAGGTAAATTCTGTGCGGAATGCGGAAAAACCAAACCTGTCGCAGAAGGCTGGAACTGTTCCTGCGGTGCGGTAAACACAGGCAAATTCTGTGCCGAATGCGGTAAGAGCAGACCCGAAGCGGAAGGCTGGAGCTGTTCTTGCGGCACGGTAAACAAAGGCAAGTTCTGCGCCGAATGCGGTAATCAAAAGCCTGCCGGGGCACTGAGCTATCAATGCGATAAATGCGGCTGGTTACCCGAAAATCCCGCACAACCGCCGAAGTTCTGCCCCGAGTGCGGCGACGCTTTTGACGACAACGACAAGAAGTAA
- a CDS encoding SRPBCC domain-containing protein produces the protein MSETVSLDFQYTASIEKVWSALIDPNKLAKWVMENDFQPVVGHRFQFRAQPVGGWDGIINCEVLIVEEPNRLSYTWVSAGQENTITWTLQDLGDGKVNLHLEQTGITHAQAREGAKFGWTRMGGELEKVLAE, from the coding sequence ATGAGTGAAACAGTATCCTTGGATTTTCAGTACACAGCTTCGATCGAGAAGGTGTGGTCCGCATTAATCGATCCAAATAAACTTGCCAAATGGGTCATGGAAAATGACTTTCAGCCTGTCGTAGGGCACCGTTTTCAATTTCGCGCACAGCCGGTCGGCGGGTGGGATGGAATTATCAACTGTGAAGTGCTGATCGTGGAGGAACCGAATCGCTTGTCCTACACATGGGTCAGCGCAGGGCAAGAGAACACGATCACTTGGACACTGCAAGATCTCGGGGATGGGAAAGTGAACCTTCATCTCGAACAAACCGGAATCACACATGCACAGGCACGCGAAGGCGCTAAGTTCGGCTGGACGAGAATGGGCGGCGAGCTCGAAAAGGTGTTGGCAGAATAA
- a CDS encoding metalloregulator ArsR/SmtB family transcription factor, whose protein sequence is MTDTNQMGDVYVAIADPTRRELIRLLAEADELPLHKLTAQFQMGRTAVSKHLAILKEAGLVQDRKVGRETRFRLNAAPLSEIQDWVAFYSKFWRTNMLRLNQLLEEEEE, encoded by the coding sequence GTGACCGATACGAATCAAATGGGAGATGTGTATGTTGCCATTGCCGACCCGACACGCCGGGAACTGATCCGTCTCTTGGCAGAAGCGGACGAATTGCCGCTTCACAAATTGACAGCTCAGTTTCAAATGGGCCGTACCGCAGTCTCCAAACATTTGGCCATCCTAAAAGAGGCCGGGCTGGTACAGGACCGGAAAGTCGGCAGAGAAACACGATTTAGGCTTAACGCCGCTCCACTCAGCGAAATTCAAGATTGGGTGGCTTTCTACAGCAAATTCTGGAGAACCAATATGTTGCGTTTGAACCAACTGTTAGAGGAGGAAGAAGAATGA
- a CDS encoding polysaccharide deacetylase family protein, translating into MKPKKITYMMIAVLGVLLFAFGCVGLMMEETRSEAKVNQTEKTTVEYSKYPDVDLVTDISEKEKYNMAIHYPHFTNKKLNAEIEAYIADTKKSFLKSVDENREFIKNYAASLYVTLNIYQAAPDTYSIVFSEESYVAGANGMQKAKVFMVDLKKETFIPQTTILKDSKENREQLYTLLREAFRSTDYESVLFEDDLKEWVLLKDHQFAKVYLTEKAVVFKFDKYEVTAGVAGMPEISIPIDKMQSMLTDEWKEKLKVAPPKEEGKVPPQEPVKEEGKPNDHKTPGGKRAALTFDDGPHPKYTLKILELLDQYHAKATFFMLGNRVDFYPEIARKVAEKGHELGNHTWNHKDLSTINLQEGIREIEKTNAIIKKTTGRPATVFRPPYGAINEQVQTATNSPAVLWTVDTLDWKSHNPDKILAIVKENVRDGSIILMHDIHETSAEAVELILKYLDAEGYDVVPVSELL; encoded by the coding sequence ATGAAACCTAAAAAAATAACGTACATGATGATAGCAGTACTTGGTGTCCTCCTCTTTGCTTTTGGGTGCGTGGGTTTGATGATGGAGGAAACGAGGAGTGAAGCAAAAGTAAATCAAACGGAGAAAACGACGGTGGAGTATTCGAAATACCCGGATGTTGATCTCGTTACCGATATTTCTGAGAAAGAAAAATATAACATGGCCATCCACTATCCACACTTTACAAATAAAAAGTTGAACGCCGAAATCGAAGCCTATATCGCTGACACGAAAAAAAGCTTTTTAAAATCGGTTGACGAGAATCGGGAGTTCATCAAGAATTACGCGGCCTCTTTGTACGTGACGCTGAATATCTACCAAGCAGCTCCAGATACGTATTCCATCGTATTTTCTGAAGAAAGTTATGTGGCTGGCGCAAACGGCATGCAAAAAGCCAAAGTTTTTATGGTCGATCTCAAAAAGGAAACCTTTATTCCACAGACTACCATCCTGAAAGATTCGAAAGAAAATCGAGAACAACTCTACACGCTCTTACGTGAAGCGTTCAGGTCTACCGATTACGAAAGCGTATTGTTTGAAGACGATTTAAAAGAATGGGTACTTCTCAAGGACCACCAATTCGCAAAAGTGTATCTTACTGAAAAAGCTGTCGTCTTTAAATTCGATAAATACGAAGTGACGGCAGGCGTAGCAGGTATGCCCGAGATCTCGATCCCCATAGACAAGATGCAGAGTATGCTGACCGATGAGTGGAAAGAGAAACTAAAGGTGGCTCCTCCAAAAGAAGAAGGTAAAGTTCCCCCGCAGGAGCCGGTCAAAGAAGAAGGAAAACCGAATGATCACAAAACGCCAGGCGGTAAACGAGCAGCCCTGACTTTTGATGATGGGCCACATCCGAAATACACGTTGAAGATTCTGGAGCTGTTGGATCAATATCATGCGAAGGCAACCTTTTTCATGCTCGGGAACCGGGTGGATTTCTATCCGGAGATCGCCCGGAAAGTTGCGGAAAAAGGGCATGAGCTGGGCAATCACACGTGGAATCATAAAGACCTTTCGACGATCAATTTGCAAGAAGGGATTCGGGAAATCGAAAAGACCAATGCGATTATCAAAAAGACGACGGGCAGACCCGCGACTGTATTCCGTCCGCCGTACGGAGCCATAAACGAACAAGTCCAGACCGCTACGAACAGCCCTGCTGTTTTGTGGACGGTCGACACATTGGACTGGAAGTCGCATAACCCTGATAAAATCTTAGCCATTGTGAAAGAGAACGTACGAGACGGGTCGATCATCCTCATGCATGATATTCATGAGACAAGTGCAGAAGCTGTCGAACTGATTCTGAAATATTTAGATGCGGAAGGTTATGATGTCGTGCCAGTTTCTGAATTGCTGTAA
- a CDS encoding Ger(x)C family spore germination C-terminal domain-containing protein, with amino-acid sequence MKRKIRAFRCFLICVLLVPLLSGCWDRLDPENIAFVMAIGVDPGPRNDFLFTFALAGPKTTNGGIGGRSLNSSSDQNDSISVFTVEGSNIASAMTASQAFVARRLTFIHAKAFILGEDMARKGVIELMSEVVRNRQIRRTLDMITTRGSAQTYIRNIRPTTEQDINLWFELETDPNNMGAALPKKSRFHNFILDIESKGGGAVTILSAPRPDIRKGRSNLTYPREHASGDSRQLTIGDEYAGSIRRAGEVPVEFYGSAVYQGSKLAGFLNGSETKVLNMLRGQFLTTPWDFPDPADPQLNLTLNVSAQKQTRLEVQRNQDQIKATFHVSMEGDLMSVQTTANYTVPAETKKLERAIEQLMKQKSINLLQKTLHTWEVDCFYISNQLKSTFRTLQEWNDFDWKNHVKDTQFYVDISFKLRRHGDQVGPAIEGDQMK; translated from the coding sequence ATGAAACGGAAGATTCGTGCGTTTCGCTGTTTTTTGATCTGCGTGCTGCTCGTACCGCTGCTATCCGGTTGCTGGGATCGGCTGGACCCTGAAAACATTGCGTTTGTCATGGCGATCGGGGTCGATCCCGGTCCGCGTAACGATTTTTTATTCACCTTTGCGTTAGCGGGTCCCAAAACAACCAACGGAGGCATCGGCGGAAGAAGCCTCAACTCAAGCTCTGACCAAAATGATTCCATTTCCGTCTTCACAGTCGAAGGTTCGAATATTGCTTCCGCCATGACGGCAAGTCAGGCTTTTGTTGCCCGCAGGCTCACTTTCATTCACGCAAAAGCATTTATTTTGGGTGAAGACATGGCTCGAAAGGGCGTCATTGAACTGATGAGCGAAGTGGTTCGCAATCGTCAAATTCGCCGCACGCTGGATATGATCACGACCCGTGGGAGTGCACAAACCTATATTCGTAACATTCGCCCTACAACGGAACAGGACATTAACTTATGGTTTGAACTGGAAACCGATCCAAACAACATGGGAGCCGCGTTGCCCAAAAAGTCGCGATTTCACAACTTTATCTTGGACATCGAATCGAAAGGAGGCGGAGCGGTCACCATCTTATCCGCCCCTCGCCCGGACATCCGCAAAGGACGATCCAATCTCACGTATCCGCGCGAACACGCTTCCGGTGATTCGAGACAGCTGACGATCGGTGACGAATACGCAGGGAGCATTCGCCGGGCGGGAGAAGTCCCCGTCGAATTTTATGGGAGTGCCGTCTATCAAGGAAGTAAGCTGGCTGGATTTCTCAACGGTTCGGAAACCAAAGTCCTCAATATGCTTCGCGGTCAATTTCTGACGACACCGTGGGACTTTCCAGATCCGGCCGATCCGCAGCTCAATCTCACGTTAAATGTATCAGCACAAAAACAGACGCGCCTCGAGGTGCAGCGAAATCAGGATCAGATCAAAGCGACCTTCCATGTCTCGATGGAAGGAGATCTGATGAGCGTCCAAACGACTGCCAACTATACCGTACCCGCGGAAACGAAAAAACTCGAGAGGGCCATCGAACAGCTTATGAAACAAAAGTCGATCAACTTGCTACAGAAAACGCTCCACACCTGGGAAGTGGACTGCTTTTACATCAGCAATCAGCTCAAATCGACCTTTCGCACACTACAGGAATGGAACGATTTTGATTGGAAGAATCATGTGAAGGACACTCAATTCTATGTTGATATCAGCTTTAAATTACGTCGGCATGGCGATCAGGTCGGACCGGCCATCGAGGGGGATCAAATGAAATGA
- a CDS encoding GerAB/ArcD/ProY family transporter produces MRMHRIGMREAASVGIIFVITKIFLPFQRSMLEIGGTAAWLIALIAIMFCPVTWWCIRGVIKNASEGASLITATEEILGPVLGSVVNLAYFSFFYAITFIVLREFAEILKSDILPRTPIQMIMLSLLIPIAVVAHSGIENIGRLCWLTIGLILVSVMVMIIGGLISHTEPNALSPFWGTGRSQVLKMGVVRSSLFSELLVLGFLVPRLRKRKEWERVVWPCMLISSLILFSTILAYLYIFPYPAGLRISFPLYEISRVIMFGRWVQRVESLFLVVWLTCAVIKLAIGLYCSASTLAQVLRMPAFHPLIFPLSILAYSLALLPESLMSAVEWDRDYLRIYGSLFSICLPLMTWLVSLVRRKRQLL; encoded by the coding sequence ATGAGAATGCATCGGATCGGAATGCGCGAGGCGGCATCTGTCGGCATTATTTTCGTGATCACGAAAATCTTCCTGCCCTTTCAGCGATCGATGCTGGAGATCGGAGGCACCGCCGCTTGGTTGATCGCTCTGATCGCCATCATGTTTTGCCCGGTGACCTGGTGGTGCATCCGCGGTGTGATCAAGAACGCTTCAGAGGGAGCATCTCTCATTACGGCGACCGAAGAAATTTTAGGTCCTGTTCTGGGCAGTGTGGTCAATCTTGCATACTTTAGTTTCTTCTACGCAATTACCTTCATTGTGTTGCGTGAATTTGCCGAGATTTTAAAATCTGACATTTTGCCAAGAACCCCGATTCAAATGATCATGTTATCGCTCCTCATCCCCATTGCGGTTGTTGCGCACAGCGGCATCGAAAACATTGGGCGTTTATGCTGGTTGACGATCGGCCTCATTCTGGTGAGCGTGATGGTGATGATCATCGGTGGATTGATCAGCCATACGGAGCCGAACGCGTTATCCCCCTTTTGGGGTACCGGACGTTCCCAAGTGCTAAAGATGGGGGTCGTGAGAAGCTCTTTGTTTTCAGAACTGCTGGTTCTCGGATTCCTCGTTCCCCGGCTCCGCAAGCGGAAGGAATGGGAACGAGTCGTCTGGCCCTGCATGCTGATCTCTTCGCTGATCCTGTTTAGCACGATCCTCGCGTACCTGTATATCTTTCCTTATCCTGCCGGCTTACGGATCAGCTTCCCACTCTATGAAATCAGCCGGGTCATCATGTTCGGCAGGTGGGTGCAACGGGTGGAAAGCCTGTTTCTGGTCGTTTGGCTGACCTGCGCGGTGATCAAGCTCGCCATCGGGTTATATTGCAGCGCATCGACGCTGGCGCAGGTGCTGCGCATGCCGGCGTTTCATCCTCTGATCTTCCCGCTTTCCATCCTCGCTTACAGCCTCGCGCTGTTGCCGGAAAGCCTGATGTCTGCAGTCGAATGGGACCGGGATTATCTGCGGATCTACGGCTCCCTCTTCTCGATCTGCCTGCCCTTGATGACTTGGCTGGTGAGTCTTGTTCGGAGAAAGAGGCAACTGCTATGA
- a CDS encoding spore germination protein — MSGWQKLKKYILADSSAKQNSFSLGHWEGEQTQQQPEQRSLPTTESLIEDYGDLSAQLDTNLHWFKRHFSYPQSSGLIIRPLTIGQTAVRGAAIYLTNQIKEGHFERAVLQPLMTMQFASDEQPNAEKIINEVITDAQVATDSKFGQIVHGILTGSAAVLIDGMSTAILADVKGWEKRGISKPNTELVVRGSNEGFTDDIQTNLSMIRRRIRTPGLMVERGIVGSISRTEVAVVYIKTIANDELVAEVHKRIAAIKFDFIGDSGTIEQWIEDRPNSIYPSILSTERPDRVAAHISEGYVCILVDNSPFGLIVPGHFPLFLQTAEDSYLRWTYSSFLRIVRLAGFFLALYLPALYVAIANFHQEMIPTTLLLAIAETREAVPIPVAAETFMLESMFELIREAGVRIPSVIGPTIGIVGALILGQAAVQANIVSPIVVIITATTALASYTIPNYNMQFATRILRFAYLLAGSFLGLLGIVSLSLMLWMMRASENTFGVPGLSPIAPFRKSKDRTLRSPIRSQNERQQAIRPKLSRKIPKEKKK, encoded by the coding sequence ATGAGTGGTTGGCAAAAACTAAAGAAATACATCCTTGCCGATAGTTCTGCAAAACAAAACTCATTCTCCCTCGGACATTGGGAGGGCGAGCAAACGCAACAGCAGCCAGAGCAAAGAAGTCTGCCCACGACTGAAAGTCTGATTGAGGATTATGGGGATCTTTCGGCGCAACTCGATACCAATCTGCACTGGTTCAAGCGGCACTTCTCCTATCCTCAAAGCAGCGGACTGATCATCCGCCCGCTCACCATCGGGCAAACGGCCGTGCGCGGTGCCGCCATCTATCTGACCAACCAAATCAAAGAGGGTCATTTTGAACGCGCCGTTCTGCAGCCCTTGATGACCATGCAGTTTGCTTCGGATGAACAGCCAAACGCCGAGAAAATCATCAACGAAGTGATCACAGATGCACAGGTTGCCACCGACAGCAAGTTCGGCCAGATCGTACATGGCATCTTAACCGGATCTGCAGCCGTACTGATCGATGGCATGAGCACGGCAATCCTCGCAGATGTAAAAGGGTGGGAAAAAAGAGGCATCTCCAAGCCGAACACCGAACTCGTGGTTCGCGGTTCAAACGAGGGATTTACCGATGATATTCAGACGAATTTGTCGATGATCAGGCGCCGGATTCGCACTCCCGGCCTGATGGTCGAGCGCGGGATCGTCGGCAGCATTTCACGGACGGAAGTTGCTGTCGTCTATATCAAAACGATTGCCAACGATGAGCTGGTCGCCGAAGTGCACAAGCGCATCGCTGCGATCAAGTTTGATTTTATCGGGGACAGCGGCACGATCGAGCAGTGGATTGAAGATCGTCCCAACTCGATCTATCCGAGCATCTTGAGCACCGAACGACCCGATCGTGTGGCTGCGCATATCTCTGAAGGATATGTCTGCATCCTCGTCGATAATTCACCATTTGGGCTGATCGTACCCGGTCATTTTCCGCTTTTTTTGCAGACTGCCGAAGATTCCTACCTGCGCTGGACCTACAGTTCGTTTTTGCGCATTGTGCGGCTCGCCGGCTTCTTTTTGGCGCTGTATCTGCCGGCCCTCTATGTGGCGATCGCCAATTTTCATCAAGAGATGATCCCGACAACGCTGCTGCTGGCGATCGCAGAAACTCGCGAAGCTGTGCCGATTCCGGTGGCAGCCGAGACATTCATGCTCGAAAGCATGTTCGAACTGATCCGGGAAGCAGGCGTCCGGATCCCCAGTGTCATCGGTCCGACCATCGGGATCGTCGGTGCGCTGATCCTTGGGCAGGCTGCCGTGCAAGCCAACATCGTGAGCCCGATTGTCGTCATCATCACCGCCACAACCGCATTGGCTTCCTATACGATCCCCAATTACAACATGCAGTTCGCAACGCGCATTCTGCGGTTTGCCTACTTGCTGGCCGGTTCTTTTCTCGGGCTTCTGGGGATCGTCTCACTCTCGTTAATGCTGTGGATGATGCGCGCTTCTGAAAATACATTCGGTGTCCCTGGCTTATCGCCCATCGCCCCCTTTCGAAAAAGTAAGGATCGCACCTTACGCAGTCCGATTCGCAGTCAAAACGAAAGACAGCAAGCCATCCGCCCGAAACTGTCGCGGAAAATTCCGAAGGAGAAGAAAAAATGA
- a CDS encoding alpha/beta hydrolase, whose translation MIQLMLHKTLVYRDAQIAYYFAENKEKETILLLHPAFADHEIFEAQTESFMEDYQVIAVDMPGHGDSQIKGRNVTLKDMPAILHQIMSDHEISALHIVGVSMGSLVAQAFADRYPERVKSVTMVGGYSIHKANEQILKAQKKEGLKWLGYMLFSMKKFRDHVISVSCYTDRCRTVFRRGIGKFHRKSFSVMSGMNSFFRKQDTPVRYPLLIIVGQQDQQMIREAANTIHKLEKGSQLAVLPAAGHCANLDAPEEFNRLVKDFLLDQ comes from the coding sequence ATGATCCAATTGATGTTGCACAAAACACTAGTCTATCGGGACGCGCAGATTGCTTACTATTTCGCGGAAAACAAGGAGAAGGAAACGATCCTGTTGCTGCATCCCGCATTCGCCGACCATGAAATATTTGAGGCGCAAACAGAATCTTTTATGGAAGATTATCAAGTGATCGCAGTTGATATGCCAGGGCATGGAGACAGCCAAATCAAGGGGCGGAACGTCACGCTCAAAGATATGCCCGCGATTCTTCACCAAATCATGTCAGATCATGAGATCTCTGCGCTGCATATCGTCGGGGTATCGATGGGATCTTTAGTGGCGCAAGCGTTTGCGGACCGGTACCCGGAGCGAGTCAAGTCTGTGACCATGGTAGGCGGCTACTCGATCCATAAAGCGAACGAGCAGATCTTGAAAGCACAAAAAAAAGAAGGATTGAAATGGCTCGGGTACATGTTGTTTTCGATGAAAAAATTCAGAGATCATGTCATTTCGGTGTCTTGTTACACCGATCGCTGCCGTACTGTGTTCAGGCGCGGCATTGGGAAGTTTCACCGGAAATCTTTTTCCGTCATGTCGGGTATGAATTCTTTCTTTCGAAAGCAAGACACGCCGGTACGCTACCCCCTGTTGATCATTGTCGGACAGCAAGATCAGCAGATGATTCGAGAGGCGGCGAATACAATACATAAATTAGAAAAAGGTTCTCAGTTGGCGGTGCTTCCGGCAGCCGGACACTGTGCAAATCTTGATGCACCCGAGGAGTTCAACAGACTGGTCAAGGATTTTTTGTTGGACCAGTAG